One Desulfobulbus propionicus DSM 2032 DNA segment encodes these proteins:
- a CDS encoding LptF/LptG family permease, which produces MILLYRYILAHFLRNLGMIMASFITLYLLIDFFEKIDNFLEKGKSFSLIATFFFANIPFIIDLMSPVCILLAGVVTLGVLNHSNELIALKACGIPLKKITVPIIGAALACTLLFLAMDQYVLPKTIAVTNQIWNKEIKGKVPLGIYRNGRYYYRGQEGFYSFSRPDPQKNLFKNFSYTVWDKEHAANTLIAAEIAVWNKGVWTLRNGQIQKAAGGDRFATQVFTNRRINFPETPDDFFVPAYRSMELSLVQLYKETQHTRSEEERSKAWADFYGRISYTLLGLPLLLLGLPLLLLVYRKWGRDLSLAIPVSCGMAFLCWGVYTTLQSLAKASYIPPLAAAISVHLLVGCVGFFLLLREDV; this is translated from the coding sequence ATGATACTGCTCTACCGATACATTCTCGCCCATTTTCTCCGCAACCTCGGCATGATCATGGCGAGCTTCATCACCCTCTATTTGCTGATCGATTTCTTTGAAAAAATTGACAATTTTCTGGAAAAAGGGAAATCGTTCAGCCTGATCGCCACCTTCTTCTTCGCCAATATCCCCTTTATCATCGACTTAATGAGCCCGGTTTGCATTCTCCTCGCCGGCGTGGTGACCCTGGGGGTCTTGAACCACAGCAACGAACTCATCGCTCTCAAGGCCTGCGGCATTCCCTTGAAAAAAATCACCGTGCCGATCATCGGCGCGGCCCTGGCCTGCACCCTGTTGTTTCTGGCCATGGATCAATACGTTCTTCCCAAGACCATCGCCGTCACCAACCAAATCTGGAACAAGGAGATCAAGGGTAAGGTACCGCTGGGCATATATCGAAACGGCCGATACTACTATCGCGGTCAGGAGGGTTTTTATTCATTTTCCCGCCCTGATCCGCAGAAAAATCTTTTCAAGAATTTTTCCTACACGGTTTGGGACAAGGAACATGCCGCCAACACCTTGATTGCCGCGGAAATCGCCGTATGGAACAAGGGGGTGTGGACACTGCGCAACGGTCAAATTCAGAAAGCAGCCGGCGGCGACCGCTTCGCGACCCAGGTCTTCACCAATCGCAGGATCAATTTCCCGGAAACTCCCGATGACTTTTTCGTGCCCGCGTACAGATCGATGGAGCTTTCCCTGGTGCAGCTGTACAAAGAAACCCAGCACACCCGTTCCGAAGAGGAGCGCAGCAAGGCCTGGGCCGATTTCTACGGCCGGATCTCCTACACCCTCCTTGGCCTGCCCCTGCTTCTTCTGGGCCTGCCGTTGCTGCTGCTGGTCTATCGCAAATGGGGCAGGGATCTGTCCCTGGCCATCCCGGTGAGCTGCGGCATGGCCTTTCTTTGCTGGGGCGTCTACACCACCCTGCAATCCTTGGCCAAGGCCAGCTATATTCCACCGCTGGCCGCCGCCATTTCGGTCCATCTGCTGGTGGGCTGTGTCGGTTTTTTCCTGCTGCTGCGCGAGGATGTCTGA
- a CDS encoding DHH family phosphoesterase, translating into MQKRLEKIADNNITRSASKNSAVARLNGLWAIFEKSDNVLIVISADPDAIASAMALKRLLSYRVHSVTIGYPNEIRRLNNLTMVERLKIPLERLHTLSMKDYSKKILLDSQPNHLACFEKMTFNAVIDHHPVTTGWDAAFIDIRPEYGAVSSMMVEYLRAAGIKPSVALATALFYGVKVDTQNFQKQNMQAADGICFRYLFNIANLNLVRKFELTELRRSELRYFRTALNEVKASKGRAYVHLGKVGTPDILVIIADFFNRVESFDWVIVSGVHGEKLVVIFRCDGYRKNAGKLAKATFGRFGPAGGHKEAARAESPLKNLPLRENQEFTTKTLIRLITQHIK; encoded by the coding sequence ATGCAGAAACGACTCGAGAAGATTGCCGACAACAACATAACCCGCAGCGCCAGCAAAAACTCGGCCGTGGCCCGCCTCAACGGCCTGTGGGCCATTTTTGAGAAGAGCGACAATGTCCTGATCGTCATCAGTGCCGATCCGGACGCCATCGCCTCGGCCATGGCGCTCAAGCGCCTGCTCAGCTACCGGGTGCACAGTGTCACCATCGGCTATCCCAATGAAATTCGGCGCCTCAACAACCTGACCATGGTTGAGCGCCTGAAAATCCCGCTGGAACGGCTGCACACCCTGTCGATGAAGGACTACTCCAAGAAAATCCTGCTCGATTCCCAGCCCAACCACTTGGCCTGCTTCGAGAAGATGACCTTCAACGCGGTGATCGACCATCACCCCGTCACCACGGGCTGGGATGCGGCCTTTATCGACATCCGCCCGGAATATGGCGCGGTTTCCTCAATGATGGTCGAATACCTGCGCGCTGCCGGCATCAAACCCTCGGTGGCCCTGGCAACCGCTCTGTTTTATGGAGTCAAGGTCGACACCCAGAACTTCCAGAAGCAGAACATGCAGGCCGCCGACGGCATCTGTTTTCGCTATCTGTTCAACATCGCCAATCTGAACCTGGTGCGCAAATTCGAGCTCACCGAACTGCGGCGTTCGGAGCTGCGCTATTTCCGCACCGCCCTCAACGAGGTCAAGGCTAGCAAGGGACGGGCCTATGTGCACCTAGGCAAGGTCGGCACCCCGGACATCCTGGTGATCATCGCTGATTTTTTCAATCGCGTCGAATCGTTTGATTGGGTGATTGTCTCCGGTGTCCATGGCGAGAAGCTGGTGGTTATCTTCCGTTGCGATGGGTATCGGAAGAATGCCGGCAAGCTGGCAAAAGCCACTTTTGGCCGTTTCGGTCCTGCCGGCGGGCACAAGGAGGCCGCCCGGGCCGAATCGCCGCTGAAAAATTTACCGTTGCGCGAAAATCAGGAATTCACCACCAAAACCCTTATCCGCCTCATCACCCAGCATATCAAATAG
- a CDS encoding glucose-1-phosphate adenylyltransferase family protein produces the protein MYRPSTLAMILAGGRVDELGVLTHYRPKSAVPFGGFARVIDFPLSNLLHSGIERIAILSQYRSYSLINHIGTGAAWDMIGRNRGISILPPFKDYDNPHWYRGSADAVYQNIDYMQYYGPSVILILSGDHIYQMDYRKMIRYHNELDADLTAAFIEVPQESASRFGVAEIADDFEDGGRMLSYEEKPAEPKGRWASLTVFCFRPSVLFEVLKQNQAGDSYEFGRDIIPMMMRQQYKVHGYKFRGYWGYTRTIDEYWQTSMDLLGPEPKIDLEAWGIRTNLAHRNIADRQPVKIGTHGSLDNSMAYNGCIIEGTVRNSILFPGVHVMAGAEINDSILFFDNIVHQDVHLNRVVSDVNTVYSRNVRVGAPQCDKNSRVSVIGWNNSVPEGFNVGCGCRVAPRIAMEKWPSTNRLEDGEDLQ, from the coding sequence ATGTACAGACCCTCGACCTTGGCGATGATCCTGGCAGGTGGCCGCGTCGATGAATTAGGTGTGTTGACGCATTACCGACCAAAATCCGCTGTTCCCTTCGGCGGGTTTGCCCGGGTCATCGATTTTCCCCTGTCCAATCTGCTCCATTCGGGCATCGAGCGCATCGCCATCCTCAGTCAGTACCGCTCCTATTCCCTGATCAACCACATCGGCACCGGTGCTGCCTGGGACATGATTGGGCGCAACCGGGGCATTTCCATCCTGCCGCCGTTCAAGGATTACGACAACCCTCACTGGTACAGGGGGAGCGCCGATGCAGTGTATCAGAATATCGATTACATGCAATATTATGGTCCTTCGGTCATCCTCATCCTCTCCGGCGATCACATCTATCAGATGGATTATCGCAAGATGATCCGCTACCACAACGAACTCGATGCCGACCTGACCGCCGCTTTTATCGAGGTGCCCCAGGAATCGGCTTCCCGCTTCGGTGTGGCTGAGATCGCCGATGATTTCGAGGACGGGGGCCGCATGCTTTCCTACGAGGAAAAGCCGGCGGAGCCCAAGGGGCGCTGGGCTTCGTTGACCGTGTTCTGTTTTCGGCCCTCGGTCCTGTTTGAGGTGTTGAAACAAAATCAAGCCGGTGACTCCTATGAGTTCGGCCGGGACATCATCCCGATGATGATGCGGCAGCAATACAAGGTGCATGGCTACAAGTTCCGGGGGTATTGGGGCTATACCCGGACTATCGACGAATATTGGCAGACCTCGATGGATCTGCTCGGACCGGAACCCAAAATCGATCTCGAGGCCTGGGGTATCCGCACCAACCTGGCCCACCGTAACATCGCCGACCGCCAGCCGGTGAAGATCGGTACCCACGGCAGCCTGGACAATTCCATGGCCTACAATGGCTGCATTATTGAGGGCACGGTGCGCAACTCGATTCTCTTTCCCGGGGTCCATGTGATGGCTGGGGCGGAAATCAACGATTCCATCCTTTTTTTCGACAACATTGTCCACCAGGACGTCCATCTCAACCGGGTGGTCAGCGACGTCAACACGGTGTACAGCCGTAACGTTCGGGTTGGCGCGCCTCAATGCGATAAAAACAGTCGAGTGAGTGTCATCGGTTGGAACAACAGCGTGCCGGAAGGGTTTAATGTCGGCTGCGGCTGCCGGGTGGCGCCGCGGATTGCCATGGAGAAGTGGCCGTCCACCAATCGACTCGAAGACGGGGAGGACCTGCAATGA
- a CDS encoding glucose-1-phosphate adenylyltransferase family protein gives MRESGDALVLLLAGGIGSRLNLLVGHRAKPAVPFGGIYRIIDFSLSNVMNSGLTRVGVLTQYKPLSLMAHIGNGAAWDFTGRTRGIKILPPRTGEKDSDWYKGTADAIRQNIDFILANPSEQVVILSGDHIYRMDFDAMLSYHQHKRADITIGMMVVPKRDIHQFGAGIIDNENRIVDWEEKPKVPRTNLASMGIYVFDTQYLLRALARDRKEVDFGMDIIPRAINEDRVYAYPFYGYWRDVGTIQSYWETNMDIIRENSGISPEGWEIRPNPEYGGRRMDRAPARFLPGSKASSSLISAGCVIEGTVINSVLSPGVRVKKGAVVTNAVIFDDGVIEDRAVVDLAILDKRVRVGSGAVVGHGTNLTLANKQFPKHLYTGISLVGKEAVIPAGSTIGRNCIVNFGYCDETFSGLDTLADGESA, from the coding sequence ATGAGAGAAAGCGGCGATGCGCTTGTTCTGCTTCTCGCCGGCGGGATTGGCAGCCGGCTGAACCTCCTGGTCGGCCATCGGGCCAAGCCGGCGGTGCCCTTTGGCGGTATTTACCGGATCATCGACTTCAGTCTGTCCAACGTCATGAACTCCGGCCTCACCCGAGTGGGGGTGCTCACCCAATACAAGCCGCTTTCCCTGATGGCCCATATCGGCAATGGCGCGGCTTGGGATTTCACCGGTCGCACCCGCGGTATCAAGATCCTGCCGCCGCGAACCGGAGAAAAGGATTCCGATTGGTATAAGGGAACCGCCGACGCCATCCGCCAGAACATCGATTTCATCCTCGCCAACCCCTCGGAGCAGGTGGTGATTCTTTCCGGCGATCATATCTATCGCATGGATTTCGATGCCATGCTCTCCTACCACCAACACAAGCGAGCCGATATCACCATCGGCATGATGGTGGTGCCCAAGCGGGACATCCACCAGTTCGGCGCCGGCATCATCGACAACGAGAACCGTATCGTCGACTGGGAGGAAAAACCCAAGGTGCCGCGAACCAATCTCGCCTCCATGGGCATCTATGTCTTTGACACCCAGTATCTGCTCCGTGCCCTGGCCCGGGATCGGAAGGAGGTGGATTTCGGCATGGATATCATTCCCCGGGCGATCAACGAAGATCGGGTCTATGCCTACCCTTTTTACGGTTACTGGCGCGATGTCGGCACCATTCAGTCATATTGGGAGACCAACATGGATATTATCCGCGAAAATTCGGGGATATCTCCAGAGGGATGGGAAATCCGCCCCAATCCCGAGTACGGCGGTCGCCGCATGGATCGTGCCCCGGCCCGCTTTCTGCCGGGCAGCAAGGCCAGTTCGTCGCTGATTTCCGCTGGCTGCGTCATCGAAGGCACAGTGATCAATTCGGTGCTGTCGCCGGGCGTGCGGGTCAAGAAAGGGGCCGTGGTCACCAACGCGGTCATTTTTGATGACGGGGTCATCGAGGATCGGGCCGTGGTGGATCTGGCGATCCTGGACAAACGGGTACGGGTTGGCTCCGGAGCCGTGGTGGGGCACGGCACTAACCTTACCCTGGCCAACAAACAATTTCCCAAGCACCTTTACACCGGTATTTCCCTGGTGGGCAAGGAGGCCGTTATCCCTGCCGGATCGACGATCGGCCGTAACTGTATCGTCAATTTCGGCTATTGTGATGAAACATTCAGTGGTCTGGATACGCTGGCCGATGGGGAATCTGCTTGA
- a CDS encoding tyrosine-type recombinase/integrase gives MKGFPCLSQTFDRLSEAQRWAEDTESLLRSGGQITDNDVPEELTFVDALDRYELEVSNRKRPNTKIRERTSANRLREHFSGLKLKEITPSLVAAFRDKRLKSVGPSTVQKDLALLSHLFTIANAEWALDIKNPVATIRKPAKPDSRLRLLSKDEARHLLETSKQSRNKKLYHFLQLMLHTGMRPSEAAGITWGQIDIDARIIDLTVTKTKPRRVPLTVKAVELLLELMPDQYEKNSFVFLPNNCSETLRRRPNLFFRRAFWNALKKANIEDFHMHDLRHTAASYLLMAGVDLRTLADILGHSTMQMVQRYTHLLDDHKLKAIDKIELLGR, from the coding sequence ATGAAAGGATTCCCCTGCCTGTCGCAAACCTTTGATCGACTGTCAGAGGCGCAACGATGGGCGGAAGATACGGAATCTCTTCTTCGGTCAGGAGGGCAGATCACCGACAATGATGTTCCCGAGGAACTGACCTTTGTGGACGCACTTGACAGGTACGAACTGGAGGTCTCAAACCGGAAGAGGCCGAACACCAAAATACGGGAAAGAACCTCAGCAAACCGCCTTCGAGAGCATTTCTCCGGATTGAAACTAAAAGAAATCACGCCGTCGCTGGTGGCAGCTTTCCGCGACAAGAGACTGAAAAGTGTAGGTCCTTCAACCGTCCAAAAAGATCTTGCCCTACTCTCCCATCTTTTCACTATTGCCAACGCAGAATGGGCCTTGGACATCAAGAACCCTGTCGCCACAATCAGAAAACCGGCCAAACCGGATAGCAGGTTACGCCTTCTCAGCAAGGATGAGGCACGGCATCTCCTCGAGACCTCCAAGCAAAGCCGCAACAAAAAGCTCTATCATTTCCTGCAGCTGATGTTGCACACGGGGATGCGACCATCAGAAGCAGCAGGAATAACCTGGGGGCAAATAGATATTGATGCCCGAATTATTGACCTGACAGTGACAAAGACAAAGCCAAGGCGGGTACCGTTGACGGTAAAGGCGGTTGAATTGCTCCTGGAACTGATGCCGGATCAATACGAGAAAAATTCCTTTGTTTTCCTGCCCAACAATTGTTCGGAGACACTCCGCAGAAGACCAAACCTGTTTTTTCGACGTGCCTTCTGGAATGCCCTGAAAAAGGCAAACATCGAAGATTTTCACATGCACGATCTCCGACATACCGCAGCAAGCTACCTGCTGATGGCCGGAGTCGACCTGCGCACCCTGGCGGACATTCTCGGTCACAGTACCATGCAGATGGTTCAGCGCTACACCCACCTTCTGGACGACCACAAGTTAAAGGCGATCGATAAAATCGAGCTCTTGGGGAGATAA